The following are from one region of the Paenibacillus sp. JZ16 genome:
- a CDS encoding alpha-glucosidase/alpha-galactosidase, which yields MSKITFIGAGSTVFAKNVLGDCMQTPALQGFELALYDIDPIRLKDSENMLNNIKKTSGSTCVVKSYSDRKEALRGAKYVINAIQVGGYDPCTITDFEIPKKYGLRQTIADTVGIGGIFRNLRTIPVMLDFAADMREVCPQALFLNYTNPMAVLTNAMNTLGGVQTVGLCHSVQACIPHLFDNLGMDKEGVQAKIAGINHMAWLLEVTKDGVDLYPEIKKRAAEKQKEKHHDMVRLEMMLNFGYYITESSEHNAEYHPYFIKRNYPELIERFNIPLDEYPRRCVNQIEGWKAMREDLVNNQDLKHNRSHEYASYILEAVETNVPFKIGGNVMNTGLITNLPKEACVEVPCLVDASGVTPTYVGDLPPQCAALNRTNINTQLLTLEAAATGKKEHIYHAAMLDPHTAAELSIDNIKSLCDDLIEAHGDWLPKYQ from the coding sequence ATGTCTAAGATTACATTTATCGGAGCAGGAAGTACCGTATTTGCCAAGAATGTCCTGGGGGATTGCATGCAGACCCCGGCCTTGCAGGGATTTGAACTAGCTTTGTATGATATTGACCCGATCCGTTTGAAAGATTCGGAGAACATGCTGAATAATATAAAGAAGACCAGCGGCAGCACCTGTGTCGTCAAATCATACAGTGACCGCAAGGAAGCTCTTCGCGGAGCAAAATATGTCATCAATGCTATCCAGGTCGGAGGATACGATCCGTGTACGATTACGGACTTTGAAATTCCGAAGAAGTATGGACTCAGACAGACGATTGCGGATACTGTGGGAATCGGCGGGATTTTCCGTAATCTCCGCACCATCCCGGTCATGCTGGATTTTGCGGCCGATATGCGGGAAGTTTGTCCACAGGCGCTGTTCTTGAACTATACGAACCCGATGGCGGTGCTGACCAATGCGATGAACACGCTGGGCGGCGTGCAAACGGTAGGTCTGTGCCACAGCGTACAGGCTTGCATTCCGCATCTGTTCGATAATCTGGGGATGGACAAGGAAGGCGTGCAGGCCAAAATCGCCGGCATTAACCATATGGCATGGCTGCTTGAGGTAACGAAGGATGGCGTGGACCTGTATCCGGAAATTAAGAAGCGCGCGGCCGAGAAGCAGAAGGAGAAGCATCATGATATGGTTCGTCTCGAGATGATGCTGAACTTCGGTTACTACATTACGGAGTCGTCCGAGCATAACGCCGAGTACCATCCATATTTCATTAAGCGTAACTATCCGGAGCTAATTGAGCGCTTCAATATCCCGCTGGATGAATATCCACGTCGCTGTGTGAACCAAATCGAGGGATGGAAGGCGATGCGCGAGGATTTGGTCAACAACCAGGATCTGAAGCACAACCGCTCCCATGAATATGCTTCTTACATTTTGGAAGCAGTCGAGACTAATGTTCCGTTCAAAATCGGCGGTAATGTGATGAACACGGGACTGATCACGAACCTTCCGAAGGAAGCTTGCGTTGAGGTTCCGTGTCTGGTCGATGCCAGCGGCGTAACCCCGACCTATGTCGGCGATCTGCCTCCGCAATGTGCCGCGCTGAACCGCACCAATATCAATACCCAGCTGCTGACGCTGGAAGCGGCCGCAACCGGCAAGAAGGAGCATATCTATCATGCGGCGATGCTCGACCCGCATACGGCTGCCGAGCTGTCCATCGATAATATCAAGAGCCTTTGCGACGACCTGATTGAGGCGCATGGAGACTGGCTCCCTAAATACCAATAA
- a CDS encoding sensor histidine kinase → MIKDVLLQLLFALMPFVAYNIYYRKLTVNYSRNFIIVICSLCMLLSMTFASSVQSGLIFDVRYVIMFFGMLFGGFLTGAILLVEFLIYRLYIGGSGMIDAIIILIFTFPLSVLLSFMYHRTKHKFWIVFIAGISFSVLPLLLLYITKPDYIMNYFLFNILAMPVHNSLGIWLLVTLFNKSVSDKELYLRYIQNEKAEAVNHVAASLAHEVRNPLTTVLGFLQLIKSGTFPQEKTERFLEISMEEIRRTEQILSEYLSISKPHLPYQQRIELSAQIKSVVELMISYANMSNVTLSADYPQLPIYILGSPAELKQLLVNFIKNAIEASKDVDRGTVHITIYEEAEQVSIEIKDNGIGMTPEQLSRLGSIYYSTKMSGTGLGLTFSYQAIRAMNGSVSVRSSPRSGTVFLITLPHANINP, encoded by the coding sequence GTGATTAAAGATGTTTTGCTGCAGTTGTTGTTTGCATTGATGCCTTTTGTCGCATACAACATCTATTACAGAAAACTGACAGTCAACTATTCCCGTAATTTCATCATTGTCATTTGTTCGCTGTGCATGCTGCTGTCCATGACCTTTGCTTCGTCCGTTCAAAGCGGGCTGATCTTTGACGTGCGGTATGTCATTATGTTTTTCGGCATGCTGTTCGGAGGGTTCCTAACTGGGGCAATCCTGCTCGTGGAATTTCTAATCTACAGGTTGTACATTGGCGGATCCGGCATGATCGATGCCATTATTATCTTGATCTTTACGTTCCCGCTGTCCGTTCTATTGTCGTTCATGTACCATCGAACCAAACACAAATTTTGGATCGTTTTTATAGCGGGCATCAGCTTCTCTGTCCTCCCGCTGCTGCTACTCTATATAACCAAACCCGACTACATCATGAATTACTTTCTTTTTAATATTTTAGCCATGCCTGTACATAATTCGCTCGGAATATGGCTTCTCGTAACCCTGTTTAACAAATCCGTATCCGACAAAGAGCTTTATCTGCGGTATATCCAGAATGAGAAAGCCGAAGCCGTCAATCATGTCGCCGCATCCCTTGCCCATGAGGTCCGCAATCCGCTGACCACCGTGCTTGGGTTCCTGCAGTTGATTAAGAGCGGTACGTTCCCTCAGGAAAAAACCGAACGTTTTCTGGAAATCAGCATGGAGGAAATTCGCCGGACCGAGCAAATCTTGTCCGAATATCTCTCGATCAGCAAACCACACTTGCCGTATCAGCAAAGAATCGAGCTCTCGGCCCAGATCAAGTCTGTCGTCGAGCTCATGATTTCATACGCTAATATGAGCAACGTGACCCTCAGCGCTGATTACCCTCAGCTCCCCATTTACATTTTAGGCAGTCCGGCGGAGCTCAAGCAGCTGTTGGTCAACTTTATTAAGAATGCGATTGAGGCCAGCAAAGACGTTGACAGAGGCACGGTCCACATCACCATCTATGAAGAAGCAGAGCAGGTGTCCATCGAAATCAAGGATAACGGGATCGGCATGACGCCCGAGCAATTGAGCCGTCTCGGTTCAATCTACTATTCCACTAAAATGAGCGGCACCGGACTTGGACTCACCTTCTCCTATCAAGCCATCCGTGCCATGAATGGAAGTGTCTCGGTTCGGAGCTCGCCACGATCAGGAACGGTGTTTCTTATCACGCTCCCGCACGCCAATATAAATCCATAG
- a CDS encoding ABC transporter substrate-binding protein gives MKLKTVLRPMFILLLAASFFAAGCQSVTPPTASDPPPPKEEVNTPGGSDEPAPQGDAKATPRNETLYVNGLQWGAPTNFNLLSGNPAFPINYGNSRELVYETLFMVNQLTGELEPLLGTKYEWTDDLTLKIELNKDAKWSDGKPFTSDDVVYTYQLGKKYDINWSSFWTYIEDVTADGPQTVNIKLNKDNPNKLTVLDSIEIMPMLPKHVWEEVEKKANNDLATIRKEVNEDPIGTGPYKMYFYNDQKITIVRDDNYWGQALFGKLPAPKYITHVIYKDNAAGDLAFKSGQVDVSQQFIPQVWKMWEGGAPVKTYIKDAPYYVPGSMPSIFFNMTKEGLNNADVRKAIAMAIDYGKISELAISGYSAPMEPSLTLNTEAEAKYVDQAAIKPLQWTTDVDAANALLDSIGAAKGKDGIRVLNGTRLGPFEIECPYGWSDWNAALEIVAQNAKAIGIEIRTKFPEAPVWTNDLQTGKFDIIMNTPAGGVSPSQPWNRAMTIMYSKGVAPMGEMAFYNWGRYKNEQADTIIEKIPTITDEAELKALYTELTQIWLKDIPSIPLMYRPWVFDTVNESVWKGFPTEGDGSNIPPQISMDGAGIKSLYQIHN, from the coding sequence GTGAAGCTGAAGACCGTTCTGAGACCCATGTTCATTCTTTTGTTGGCCGCGTCTTTTTTTGCTGCCGGATGCCAGAGTGTAACGCCGCCGACCGCATCAGATCCGCCGCCGCCCAAAGAAGAGGTAAACACACCCGGAGGCAGCGATGAGCCGGCACCGCAGGGCGATGCGAAAGCGACGCCGAGAAATGAAACGTTATACGTGAATGGTTTGCAATGGGGGGCACCTACGAATTTTAACTTGCTCAGCGGAAACCCGGCGTTTCCGATTAACTACGGAAACTCCAGAGAACTCGTCTATGAAACCTTGTTCATGGTCAATCAGCTGACAGGCGAGCTGGAGCCGCTGCTGGGTACCAAATATGAATGGACCGACGATCTGACCCTGAAGATCGAATTGAACAAGGATGCCAAATGGAGCGACGGCAAGCCGTTCACCTCCGATGATGTCGTCTATACTTACCAGCTCGGCAAAAAATATGACATTAACTGGAGCAGCTTCTGGACCTACATCGAGGACGTAACGGCAGACGGGCCGCAAACGGTGAACATCAAGCTGAATAAAGACAATCCGAACAAATTGACGGTGCTCGACAGCATCGAGATCATGCCGATGCTGCCTAAACATGTATGGGAAGAGGTCGAGAAGAAAGCCAATAACGACCTTGCCACCATTCGTAAAGAAGTCAACGAGGACCCGATCGGAACGGGACCTTACAAAATGTATTTTTATAATGATCAGAAGATCACGATCGTACGGGACGATAACTATTGGGGGCAGGCACTCTTTGGCAAGCTGCCGGCTCCCAAATATATCACCCATGTCATCTATAAAGACAATGCAGCGGGTGACCTGGCATTCAAAAGCGGTCAAGTAGACGTATCGCAGCAGTTTATTCCGCAGGTATGGAAAATGTGGGAGGGCGGGGCTCCGGTTAAAACCTATATCAAAGACGCTCCCTATTATGTGCCCGGCTCCATGCCATCGATCTTCTTCAACATGACGAAGGAAGGACTCAACAATGCGGATGTCAGAAAAGCGATCGCAATGGCGATTGATTACGGCAAAATTTCGGAGCTGGCCATCAGCGGCTACTCGGCCCCAATGGAGCCGTCGTTGACGCTGAATACGGAGGCCGAAGCAAAATATGTAGACCAGGCGGCTATCAAACCGCTCCAATGGACAACGGATGTGGATGCGGCCAATGCGCTGCTCGATTCCATCGGCGCCGCGAAGGGGAAAGACGGCATCCGCGTCCTGAACGGAACCCGCCTCGGCCCGTTTGAAATCGAGTGTCCATACGGCTGGTCGGATTGGAATGCGGCGCTTGAGATTGTTGCCCAGAATGCGAAGGCAATCGGTATCGAGATTCGCACCAAATTCCCGGAAGCGCCGGTATGGACCAATGATCTACAGACAGGCAAGTTCGATATCATCATGAATACGCCTGCCGGCGGGGTCAGCCCAAGCCAGCCGTGGAACCGCGCCATGACCATCATGTACTCCAAGGGCGTTGCGCCAATGGGCGAGATGGCATTCTACAACTGGGGCCGGTATAAGAACGAGCAAGCCGATACCATCATCGAGAAGATTCCAACCATTACGGACGAAGCTGAATTGAAAGCGCTCTACACTGAATTGACCCAAATCTGGTTAAAGGATATCCCATCGATTCCGCTCATGTATCGTCCTTGGGTATTCGATACGGTCAATGAATCCGTATGGAAGGGCTTCCCGACGGAAGGGGACGGCAGCAACATACCGCCTCAAATTTCGATGGATGGAGCCGGTATCAAATCGCTGTATCAGATTCATAACTGA
- a CDS encoding ABC transporter permease produces MSVYGKYIVKKFFWYFLTLVIAVTLNFLLPRMIEGNPVSMIVSEMTQGMTDSDTIKRVYETFLVEFGIDKPLWEQFFIYLKNLATGNLGTSFGLYPKPVTEILASAVPWTIGLQLPAILVGWLIGNVLGAVAAYRKGVFDKVIFPVALFVNSIPFFTLAIIMLYVFALSLNWFPLHGGYDYQMVPSLSFEFFASVLRHHTLPFLSIVLVTIGGQAIGMREMSIYELNSDYVLYSKLLGIRDSKIARYVFRNAMLPQITGLALSIGTMVGGSLICEIVFSYPGIGTWMFTAIRQLDYPLISGCTLLIALAVLLANFTIDLIYGWIDPRIKAAQMEDQ; encoded by the coding sequence TTGAGCGTTTACGGAAAATATATCGTCAAGAAGTTCTTCTGGTACTTTCTGACGCTGGTGATTGCGGTCACGCTGAATTTCCTGCTGCCCCGGATGATTGAAGGGAATCCGGTGAGCATGATTGTGTCTGAGATGACGCAGGGGATGACCGACAGCGATACGATCAAACGGGTCTATGAGACGTTTCTCGTCGAGTTTGGAATCGACAAGCCTTTATGGGAGCAGTTCTTCATCTATCTGAAAAATTTGGCGACAGGCAATCTGGGCACTTCATTCGGCCTATATCCAAAACCGGTAACGGAGATTCTGGCCTCGGCGGTTCCATGGACGATCGGGCTTCAGCTTCCGGCCATTCTGGTTGGCTGGCTGATCGGGAACGTGCTGGGCGCCGTTGCGGCTTACCGCAAAGGTGTATTCGATAAAGTGATATTCCCGGTGGCCTTGTTTGTGAATTCCATTCCTTTCTTTACCCTAGCCATTATTATGCTGTATGTATTCGCCCTGTCCCTGAACTGGTTTCCGCTGCACGGGGGCTACGATTACCAGATGGTGCCGTCACTCAGCTTTGAATTCTTCGCTTCCGTACTTCGGCATCATACGCTTCCATTTCTATCGATCGTGCTGGTTACGATTGGCGGCCAAGCCATTGGCATGCGGGAGATGTCCATCTATGAGCTGAATTCGGATTATGTACTGTACAGCAAACTTCTCGGGATACGGGACTCCAAGATCGCGAGGTATGTATTCCGAAATGCGATGCTGCCCCAGATCACGGGATTGGCGTTATCCATCGGTACGATGGTGGGCGGTTCGCTGATCTGTGAAATCGTATTCAGTTATCCGGGAATCGGAACCTGGATGTTCACGGCGATCCGTCAGCTGGATTATCCGTTAATTTCGGGCTGCACCCTCTTGATCGCCCTGGCCGTGCTGCTGGCCAACTTTACGATTGACCTAATCTACGGCTGGATCGATCCAAGAATCAAGGCCGCTCAGATGGAGGATCAATAA
- a CDS encoding ABC transporter permease: MNSSFRILIKSPKFMFGACMLLAMIGMVLIYPLFNRNDPLEMIALAYQPPDSKLLLGSDNFGRDLFLELIYGIRTSLQVGLIAGVFATVIGLVIGLASGYIGGMIDNLLTAITNIFIVIPSFVILILISVSIDSRSSFVTAVIIGITSWPWTARAVRAQTSSLRNRDHVNIAKISGYSTPRIIISEILPYIASYVVMAFVLQTASGILSEASISMLGLGPYNTISLGIIMNWALVFEAPVAGAWWAFIPAAISIAIITFSLYMMNTGMDEIFNPKIRS, from the coding sequence ATGAACAGTTCCTTTCGCATATTGATCAAATCGCCAAAGTTTATGTTCGGAGCCTGCATGCTGCTGGCTATGATCGGGATGGTGCTGATCTATCCGCTCTTTAACCGCAACGATCCGCTGGAGATGATCGCCCTGGCGTACCAGCCGCCGGATTCGAAGCTGCTGCTGGGGTCGGATAACTTCGGCAGGGATTTATTCCTGGAATTGATCTATGGCATTCGGACCTCCCTGCAGGTTGGGCTGATTGCCGGCGTATTTGCTACAGTGATTGGTCTTGTGATCGGTTTAGCCTCAGGTTATATCGGAGGCATGATTGACAATCTGCTGACCGCCATCACCAACATTTTCATCGTGATACCTTCCTTTGTCATCCTCATTCTGATCTCGGTCAGCATCGATTCGCGCAGCTCGTTTGTTACGGCGGTTATCATTGGCATTACCAGCTGGCCCTGGACGGCCAGGGCCGTACGTGCGCAGACATCCTCGCTGCGAAACCGGGATCACGTAAATATCGCGAAAATATCCGGGTACAGCACGCCGCGCATTATCATCTCGGAGATATTGCCGTACATCGCTTCCTATGTTGTCATGGCGTTTGTGCTGCAGACGGCATCAGGTATTCTGTCCGAGGCTTCCATCTCGATGCTGGGGCTGGGACCGTACAACACGATTTCCCTTGGCATCATCATGAACTGGGCGCTCGTATTTGAAGCACCGGTTGCCGGTGCTTGGTGGGCCTTCATCCCGGCGGCGATCTCCATCGCCATCATCACCTTCTCCTTGTACATGATGAACACCGGCATGGATGAGATATTCAATCCGAAGATTAGGAGCTGA
- a CDS encoding oligopeptide/dipeptide ABC transporter ATP-binding protein, with translation MSTNILEVNELKTYYRTRLKEHVYAVDGVSFSLEKGKTLGIAGESGCGKSTLALSLMGFYFPPLHYGSGSIVVNGTDIMKLGKEQLRSQVSGREISYIPQAAMNALNPTLKIIHFVEDIMKEHRPELNKKQVWDMAAERFETLNLSTKVLNSYPNELSGGMKQRTVIAISTILNPKVLIADEPTSALDVTSQKAVIKLLKSLLDRGYIQSLVFITHELPLLYHVTDDIIVMYAGEIVERGTAEQMIFDPIHPYTKKLMGSIIVPEEGMKGHKLAAIPGTPPNLKNVPEGCRFADRCSYVQDACRKGKITSRTVEDRMYRCIVEPGVLKEWYANEEE, from the coding sequence GTGAGCACAAATATACTGGAAGTGAACGAATTGAAGACCTATTACCGTACCCGGTTGAAGGAGCATGTCTATGCCGTAGACGGGGTGAGCTTCTCGCTCGAAAAGGGGAAGACGCTTGGCATTGCCGGTGAATCTGGCTGCGGCAAATCGACCCTTGCGCTCAGCCTGATGGGTTTCTATTTTCCACCGCTGCATTATGGCAGCGGCTCGATTGTCGTAAACGGCACGGATATCATGAAGCTTGGCAAGGAACAGCTCCGTTCCCAGGTGTCGGGAAGAGAGATATCGTATATCCCGCAAGCAGCTATGAATGCCCTGAATCCTACGCTCAAAATCATTCATTTCGTCGAGGATATTATGAAGGAGCATCGCCCTGAGCTGAACAAGAAGCAGGTGTGGGATATGGCGGCGGAACGGTTCGAAACCTTGAATTTGTCAACCAAGGTGTTGAACTCCTATCCGAACGAGCTGTCAGGCGGCATGAAGCAGCGGACGGTGATCGCTATTTCCACCATTCTGAACCCCAAAGTGCTGATTGCGGACGAACCGACCTCGGCGCTGGACGTAACCTCGCAGAAAGCGGTGATCAAGCTGCTGAAAAGTCTGCTGGATCGGGGCTATATTCAGTCTCTGGTATTTATCACCCACGAGCTGCCGCTGCTTTATCACGTAACGGATGACATCATCGTCATGTATGCAGGGGAGATCGTGGAGCGCGGAACCGCAGAGCAAATGATTTTTGACCCGATCCATCCTTATACGAAAAAGCTGATGGGTTCCATCATTGTGCCGGAGGAAGGCATGAAAGGCCACAAACTGGCCGCTATCCCGGGCACCCCGCCTAATCTGAAAAACGTACCGGAGGGCTGCCGGTTTGCAGATCGCTGTTCCTATGTGCAAGATGCCTGCCGTAAGGGAAAGATAACGAGCCGGACCGTGGAGGATCGCATGTATCGCTGCATCGTGGAACCGGGTGTGCTTAAGGAGTGGTATGCAAATGAAGAGGAATGA
- a CDS encoding ABC transporter ATP-binding protein: protein MKRNDVLIRGEHLTKVFGYGKQKTTAVEDVSFTFHEGEIISIVGESGSGKTTLAKMIMGLLKESSGTIEYMGKPRQLKRHRDRKRYWKNIQAIFQDPFSSFNLFYKVEKLLLDCIKLQGDKLTKEEQFRKMKEACSFVNLKFEELHNKYPFELSGGQMQRLMIARIFMLHPKLLIADEPTSMVDACSRSTILDMLLKLRDENNMTIIFITHDVGLAYYVSDTLYIMEQGKVVERGPAEEVILNPQHPYTQQLISDVPKIHSEWDLA from the coding sequence ATGAAGAGGAATGATGTCCTGATTCGGGGAGAGCATCTCACCAAGGTGTTCGGTTACGGTAAGCAGAAGACCACCGCCGTGGAGGATGTCAGCTTTACCTTTCATGAAGGCGAAATCATATCGATTGTCGGCGAGAGCGGAAGCGGCAAAACGACACTGGCGAAAATGATCATGGGCCTGCTGAAGGAGAGCAGCGGTACGATAGAGTATATGGGCAAGCCAAGGCAGCTGAAGCGGCACAGAGATCGCAAGCGCTATTGGAAAAATATCCAGGCGATCTTTCAGGACCCGTTCTCTTCGTTCAATCTCTTCTATAAAGTCGAGAAGCTGCTGCTCGATTGCATCAAGCTGCAGGGGGATAAACTGACGAAGGAGGAGCAATTCCGCAAAATGAAGGAAGCGTGCTCCTTCGTCAATCTGAAATTCGAGGAGCTGCACAATAAATACCCGTTCGAACTGTCCGGCGGACAAATGCAGCGCCTGATGATCGCCCGGATTTTCATGCTCCATCCGAAGCTGCTGATTGCGGATGAACCGACCTCCATGGTCGATGCATGCTCGCGGTCCACGATACTGGATATGCTCTTGAAGCTGCGAGATGAGAATAACATGACGATTATTTTCATTACCCATGACGTAGGGCTTGCTTATTATGTAAGCGATACGCTGTATATTATGGAACAAGGGAAAGTCGTGGAGCGGGGACCAGCGGAAGAGGTTATCTTGAATCCGCAGCATCCTTATACCCAGCAGTTGATTTCCGATGTGCCCAAGATTCACTCCGAGTGGGATTTGGCATGA
- a CDS encoding sensor histidine kinase yields MCTYFLGATILVLVVLTITFWILMFKSAYQRKLSHQALDMAEGRFRLLDDMLLTLDVGIWSYDFGTRSIQNTSLAFYKITGYSHHDFAGGLSWETLIHPEDMALFRSLVDKLRQGDAVHTEYRIIHADGDVRWVQVKMIPTLNDAGQMIRTDGIAVDITTRFRMEEALYDITECKKMEQALKESMNRYRRLVELSPIAIAVCKDRKLMYVNPAGLRILGAAGPENILGTDPWDWALDPYEEWARKRFAQLIRTGEVVAEELSIRRVDGERVDVVATALYDAQSDTIEVFFEDITARKSAERALMESDRINRHILDIAPVAMFLHSDFSYIYANPAGLSLLGITDIAQLDGTSFQDVIPSDQLEFVTSEVEHVYASGNTSELAGNKLIRLDGTIIDIEAITTPIPYIGHHTALTIIRDVTQQKQAERERIAAERLVRESEDLYFRLQMSLDQFSSDLFGMVKISELNARIVREIKKVLGTDRVSLIQINHNSLHIKIQGGHKEPPQGVIRAIHTCGPEHIPFCKLFEMCDGYFVKIGEMNGDSSIVCIGGEVPLLLIQAQKIWLETITRYASVLYDNFRVIEDLTRELEKLGSSQQIMPLWLLRLMLHLSENERKRLSQDLHDAALQEQIIWYRKLNQITSDHELPEDLRPQLEEIEQGLLDVIYQIRITCNELRPPLLKEEGLERSLEALFEFTQLRTNYSIQFDCSNFDDDISDDHLIGLYRIVQELLANATKHSNATEVRLRLSTQSDEVNLSYEDNGIGIDPSQQSDQFNSMGIGGMKERVRSMNGKIQFDSSDSGGLAVYISITAR; encoded by the coding sequence ATGTGTACTTACTTCTTGGGGGCAACCATCCTGGTATTAGTCGTCCTCACCATTACATTCTGGATTTTAATGTTCAAAAGCGCATATCAGCGGAAGTTAAGCCATCAGGCTTTGGACATGGCCGAAGGCAGATTCCGCTTGCTTGATGATATGCTGCTTACGCTTGATGTGGGTATTTGGTCATACGATTTCGGCACAAGGAGTATCCAAAATACTTCTTTGGCTTTTTATAAAATCACAGGTTATTCACATCATGATTTCGCAGGCGGCCTTTCCTGGGAAACGCTGATCCATCCGGAGGATATGGCGCTGTTCCGATCCTTGGTTGACAAACTTCGACAAGGCGACGCCGTTCATACCGAATACCGAATCATCCATGCGGATGGTGATGTTCGCTGGGTTCAGGTAAAGATGATTCCGACGTTGAATGACGCCGGTCAAATGATCCGCACGGATGGCATAGCCGTTGATATTACCACCCGCTTCCGCATGGAAGAGGCGCTGTATGATATTACAGAATGCAAGAAGATGGAACAGGCGCTCAAGGAAAGCATGAACCGGTATCGCAGGCTGGTGGAGTTATCGCCGATTGCCATTGCAGTCTGCAAGGACCGCAAGCTCATGTACGTGAATCCCGCCGGACTTCGGATCCTTGGGGCGGCGGGTCCCGAGAACATCCTCGGTACCGATCCTTGGGACTGGGCGCTTGATCCCTATGAGGAGTGGGCCCGCAAACGGTTCGCGCAGCTGATTCGGACAGGGGAAGTTGTTGCCGAAGAACTATCCATAAGGCGGGTTGACGGAGAGCGGGTCGATGTCGTGGCGACGGCCCTTTATGATGCGCAATCGGACACGATTGAAGTTTTTTTCGAGGATATAACCGCCCGTAAATCAGCGGAAAGGGCCCTTATGGAGAGTGACCGGATCAACCGCCATATTCTGGATATCGCTCCGGTTGCGATGTTCCTGCATTCCGATTTTTCTTATATTTATGCGAATCCTGCGGGCTTATCCTTATTGGGAATTACGGACATCGCGCAATTGGACGGCACCTCCTTCCAGGACGTGATTCCTTCCGACCAGCTCGAGTTTGTGACGTCTGAGGTTGAACATGTGTACGCAAGCGGAAATACCTCGGAGCTCGCCGGCAACAAACTAATTCGGCTGGATGGGACGATCATTGATATAGAGGCCATAACGACGCCTATCCCTTATATAGGCCATCATACGGCGCTTACCATTATTCGGGATGTTACGCAGCAGAAGCAGGCCGAACGGGAGCGGATTGCGGCAGAAAGGCTTGTCCGGGAGAGCGAGGATCTGTATTTCAGGCTGCAGATGAGCCTGGATCAATTCTCCTCCGATCTTTTCGGGATGGTGAAGATCAGTGAATTGAATGCCCGGATCGTACGGGAAATCAAGAAGGTGCTGGGGACGGATCGGGTGAGCCTCATCCAGATAAACCACAACAGTCTGCATATCAAAATCCAAGGGGGCCATAAAGAGCCGCCACAAGGGGTGATTCGTGCGATCCATACATGCGGTCCAGAGCATATTCCGTTCTGTAAACTGTTTGAGATGTGTGACGGATATTTTGTCAAGATTGGAGAAATGAACGGGGATAGCAGCATTGTCTGTATTGGCGGCGAGGTTCCCTTGCTCCTGATTCAGGCCCAAAAAATATGGCTGGAGACCATTACGCGTTATGCAAGTGTTCTGTACGATAACTTCCGCGTCATTGAGGATTTGACGAGGGAACTGGAGAAGCTGGGTTCATCCCAGCAGATCATGCCCCTATGGCTGCTGCGACTCATGCTTCATTTATCCGAAAATGAGCGGAAGCGATTGTCCCAGGACCTTCACGATGCCGCGCTTCAGGAACAGATTATATGGTACAGGAAATTGAATCAGATTACTTCGGATCATGAGCTGCCTGAGGATCTGCGCCCGCAGCTGGAGGAGATTGAGCAGGGGCTTCTGGATGTCATTTATCAGATTCGAATTACGTGCAACGAGCTTCGTCCCCCGCTGCTGAAGGAGGAGGGGTTGGAACGCTCGCTTGAGGCATTGTTTGAATTTACTCAGCTCCGCACCAATTATTCCATACAATTCGACTGCTCAAACTTCGATGATGATATCAGTGACGACCATTTGATCGGACTGTACAGGATTGTCCAGGAGCTGCTGGCCAATGCAACGAAGCATTCCAACGCAACGGAGGTAAGGCTCCGTTTGTCCACCCAGTCGGATGAAGTCAACCTGAGTTATGAAGACAACGGGATTGGGATCGACCCCAGTCAGCAATCGGACCAATTCAACAGCATGGGGATTGGCGGCATGAAAGAGCGAGTCAGGAGCATGAACGGCAAAATCCAGTTCGACTCGTCGGATAGCGGCGGGTTGGCTGTCTATATATCCATTACGGCAAGGTAA